GCACCGGTGCTAATCTCGAGGAGGATGTCTTTAACCTCGTCGCCCATGACCACTACGAACGGGTCCCTAATTACCGTGACCTGACCCCTGCCGACGAGCAGTCTTTACTCGAACGGCATATGAACCGCGTCACAGACACATGCATTCCTGAAATGGAAGCCATGCGCCGCATTGAATCAGTCGTCTTAGAGGAATGGGTCGCAGCAGACCAAAAGGGAGAACGATATTTCCCCCATGAATTCATGTACAAGATTCTCAAGAGCGGCAAGCTCGAGAAACATTATCAAATCGACCCTAAGAATAGCTGGCTCATGGCGGCCATGGAGAAAAATATCCCCATGATAGTCCCCGGCTGGGAGGATGCCACTCTCGGTAATATGTATGCGGGCCATTGCATCTCCGGTGACATCAAAAAAGTCCACACCGTCCGCACCGGGATCGAATATATGATGGAGCTTGCCGAATGGTACACTCACACTAGTGCGGCAAACTCGATTGGATTCTTCCAAATCGGTGGGGGCATTGCCGGCGACTTCCCGATTTGTGTGGTTCCCATGCTCCATCAAGATCTGCAACGTGATGAAGTTCCTCTCTGGGGTTATTTCTGCCAAATCAGCGATTCCACCACCAGTTACGGTTCATACTCCGGGGCTGTACCGAATGAAAAAATCACTTGGGGCAAGCTGGGTATTGATACGCCAAAATATATTGTGGAGTCGGATGCGTCGATTGTTGCGCCTTTGATTTTTGCGAAGATTTTAGGCTGGTAACTCTGACAATGATTTTTTCTTTGTCGAAAATGTAAAAAACGTTTGCGTAAAAAGACAAAATCGTTACTTTAAAAAACTCCGGTGCACCCTATGGTCTAGCCCGGTTAGGACACCTCCCTTTCACGGAGGTAGCACGGGTTCGAATCCCGTTAGGGTGACCAATTTTTTTATATAACCATTTTTACTTATGAATCAATTCAAAGCAAAATTCGAAAAACAGATCACGATTGCTTTATTTGTATTTGTAACCCTGCTCCCGTTTGTCGCGACCTTGGGCCTTATCGCCGCGATCATTCTGATCAATCATAACTTCCTGAACTGGATGGAGTAAGTTCCCCCACCCCCCCTTTTTTCCTGTCGGGCATTAACCAGATGCTTGGTTTGTCTTTAATATCTTGCCGACGATGCTTTTTGTGAGTTTGAAGGAATAATAGACCCCCACTAGGAGCAGAAAGAAAAGGATCATGGCGATAACCGGGAGGAAGATCGCCACAAAAGACATCACGACTGCCCCGATGGACTCCAATGTAGAGATAAGCGGATTTGCTATCCCCCCAGTCGTCGCCGTCGAGAGTAAGCGAGTCTGGACACTGCCGAGCTGGATCAGCCCCGCCGTCCCCCCACCGGCAATGATGGCCAATGCCCAATGCGCCCAAGGGGGTACATTACTCAAGACAGAATAACTCACTAATACACCAGCGAGCACGGCCATCGGGGATGCCACCGAATCAAGCAAATTATCCAGCCATGGAATGTAATAAGCCAATATCTCGGAGAGAGTCGCCACACACAGGCAGACAAAAACCGGCCACGACCCGAGCCACGCGACACTTTCAAAAAGCTCAAACCCACCAAAAAGGGATGCCCCGCTCAAGATCAGAAGGGGAATAAAAATCCTGAAGCCACATGCGGCACTCAGACCGATCCCGATAAAGACGCTTAAAATTGTTTCCACATTCATAGGGGGATGAGAATTGATTCGGGCAAATTGTTCAAGGTTTTTCCTTTTTATCCGCCATGACAAAATCCACATGTCCGCCATTACGCTGGACAATCTCGGTGATCCTGTCTTCAGATGTTTTCATTACTTCTTTGAGGATACCGGAATTCCTCACATTCACACGAGCTTGGAGTCTTAGCCCATTTAACGCCTCTTGACGGTCTGCATCAGTGATTTCATTCCACCAACCACTGTCATCTTTGAGCATTTGGTAATCT
The DNA window shown above is from Verrucomicrobiota bacterium and carries:
- a CDS encoding deoxyhypusine synthase family protein, producing the protein TGANLEEDVFNLVAHDHYERVPNYRDLTPADEQSLLERHMNRVTDTCIPEMEAMRRIESVVLEEWVAADQKGERYFPHEFMYKILKSGKLEKHYQIDPKNSWLMAAMEKNIPMIVPGWEDATLGNMYAGHCISGDIKKVHTVRTGIEYMMELAEWYTHTSAANSIGFFQIGGGIAGDFPICVVPMLHQDLQRDEVPLWGYFCQISDSTTSYGSYSGAVPNEKITWGKLGIDTPKYIVESDASIVAPLIFAKILGW
- a CDS encoding DUF4126 domain-containing protein — encoded protein: MNVETILSVFIGIGLSAACGFRIFIPLLILSGASLFGGFELFESVAWLGSWPVFVCLCVATLSEILAYYIPWLDNLLDSVASPMAVLAGVLVSYSVLSNVPPWAHWALAIIAGGGTAGLIQLGSVQTRLLSTATTGGIANPLISTLESIGAVVMSFVAIFLPVIAMILFFLLLVGVYYSFKLTKSIVGKILKTNQASG